The following proteins are encoded in a genomic region of Brachypodium distachyon strain Bd21 chromosome 1, Brachypodium_distachyon_v3.0, whole genome shotgun sequence:
- the LOC100834650 gene encoding transcription factor PCF6, producing the protein MDLGGDVPLRKRGRNPEDDDGEETEQGGAKQQRRMGAVVPWPAQPPPQQQNPASRIYRVSRGSGGKDRHSKVYTAKGIRDRRVRLSVATAIQFYDLQDRLGYDQPSKAVEWLIKAAAAAIDKLPSLDASAFPNHPASASAAHNNKPHADASQQQLTRSGCSSTSETSKGSVLSLSRSDSRVKARDRSAKDKDDSALAAAGTTRRATAAAAATSSAQAASFTELLTGLAVASAAAGTTTTATTATAPVVAEHKPPPQQHNSWQPMPATADYLGFAQPRKPAHGMLHTTFASPAPHLANIAPIAMAATQHFSLTSGEPQQAEMAPFSFLQDHFMPVHAAAAAGPAAVDYNLNFSMSSGLVGVNSRGTLQSNSQPHLSSHHHHHHHQQQLQRLSAPLDASHIPFFFSPAVTVASPNPAEGHFGSAAAFQLWDGFRHSDVKEKGKN; encoded by the coding sequence ATGGACCTCGGCGGCGACGTGCCGCTACGCAAGCGGGGACGAAAcccggaggacgacgacggcgaggaaaCGGAGCAAGGGGGCGCGAAGCAGCAGAGGAGGATGGGCGCGGTGGTGCCGTGGCCGGCGCAGCCGCCACCGCAGCAGCAGAACCCGGCGTCGCGGATCTACCGCGTGTCGAGGGGCTCCGGCGGGAAGGACCGGCACAGCAAGGTGTACACGGCCAAGGGCATCCGTGACCGCCGCGTGCGCCTCTCCGTCGCCACAGCCATCCAGTTCTACGACCTGCAGGACCGCCTCGGCTACGACCAGCCCAGCAAGGCCGTCGAGTGGCTcatcaaggccgccgccgccgccatcgacaAGCTGCCCTCACTCGACGCATCCGCCTTCCCCAACCACCCCGCTTCCGCCTCCGCTGCACACAACAACAAGCCTCACGCCGATGCCTCCCAGCAGCAGCTCACGAGATCGGGCTGCAGCAGCACCTCCGAGACCAGCAAAGGCTccgtcctctccctctcccgctCCGACAGCCGCGTCAAGGCCCGCGACCGCAGCGCCAAAGACAAGGACGACTCCGctctagcagcagcagggacGACGCgacgcgccaccgccgccgccgccgcgacctccTCGGCGCAGGCGGCTTCCTTCACGGAGCTGCTCACCGGACTGGCGgtggccagcgccgccgccggtactactactactgctactACCGCCACCGCGCCGGTCGTTGCCGAGcacaagccgccgccgcagcagcacaaCTCCTGGCAGCCGAtgcccgccaccgccgactaCCTCGGCTTCGCGCAGCCCCGGAAGCCCGCCCACGGGATGCTGCACACAACCTTCGCCTCCCCGgccccgcacctcgccaacaTTGCGCCCAtcgccatggcggccacgcaaCACTTCAGCTTGACCAGTGGCGAGCCGCAGCAAGCCGAGATGGCGCCCTTCTCCTTCTTACAGGACCACTTCATGCCCGtccacgcggcggcggcggcgggtccgGCGGCCGTAGACTACAACCTCAACTTCTCCATGTCCTCGGGTCTCGTGGGTGTCAACAGCAGGGGGACCCTTCAGTCCAATTCGCAGCCGCACCTCTCCagccaccatcaccaccaccaccaccagcagcagctccagaGGCTGTCTGCTCCACTGGATGCTTCACACatacccttcttcttcagccCGGCCGTCACCGTGGCCTCGCCCAACCCGGCGGAGGGCCACTTCGGCTCGGCGGCCGCGTTTCAGCTCTGGGATGGGTTCCGGCACTCGGACGtcaaggagaagggcaagAACTGA
- the LOC100834349 gene encoding melanoma-associated antigen 1 — MATSEELAQIGVSLEEKDDLVGKVMRYVLFKTHQTSGCPIKREELTQIVTKDYQKRALPSLVIKEAGDRLAATFGYEMRELQRTRAPSNRSVRSSSQAPSSVDTKTYILVSKLDPEVYSKYVEDKERAHLSGFAFVVISIVHVAGGKISEEDLWHQLKRLGLNENDEKHPVIGNNKQALELLVQQRYLLKEKIAGPEGHFMVYELAERALDESISVKLKDYISQIVGTSTATEE; from the exons ATGGCGACCAGCGAAGAGCTCGCGCAGATCGGCGTATCCCTGGAG GAGAAGGacgacctggtggggaaggtGATGAGGTACGTGCTCTTCAAGACGCACCAGACCTCCGGCTGCCCCATCAAGCGGGAGGAGCTCACCCAGATCGTCACCAAGGACTACCAGAAGCGCGCGCTCCCGTCCCTCGTCATCAAGGAGGCCGGGGACAGgctcgccgccaccttcgGCTACGAGATGAGGGAGCTCCAGAGGACCCGCGCCCCCTCCAACCGCTCCGTGCGCTCGTCCTCCCAGGCGCCCA GTAGCGTGGACACGAAAACCTACATCCTGGTAAGCAAGCTGGACCCTGAGGTGTACAGCAAGTACGTCGAGGACAAGGAGCGTGCCCATCTCTCTGGCTTCGCCTTTGTTGTCATAAGCATTGTTCATGTTGCCGGCGGCAAGATCTCCGAAG AGGACCTCTGGCATCAGCTGAAGCGGCTGGGGTTGAATGAGAACGATGAGAAGCACCCCGTTATTGGCAACAATAAGCAGGCACTAGAACTACTTGTGCAGCAAAG GTACTTGCTGAAGGAGAAAATTGCTGGTCCAGAAGGCCATTTCATGGTTTATGAGCTTGCGGAGAGGGCATTGGATGAATCCATCAGTGTGAAGCTTAAAGATTACATTTCACAG ATTGTGGGGACAAGCACTGCTACAGAAGAATGA